The following nucleotide sequence is from Megalops cyprinoides isolate fMegCyp1 chromosome 19, fMegCyp1.pri, whole genome shotgun sequence.
GGACTTCTGGACAAGAAGAGTTTGAAAATCAATGGGATAAAGTAAGTAACAGTCAGCCAAATTTAAACTCAGTTAAACTTACTACGGAAATTCCGCATACTGGGAATAATCAATTGAACCTCTAGAAATGGCATAAAAAACTCTGCACAAATAGTACTGTACAAGGCACGTATAATGTGTGCCTTATATGGAAGTgttgctctttattttttattttatctggcATGTTCAAGTTCCGCTCTCTCATACTTATGAAATGTAAGCAGCAACAAGCCACATCTGCCAAGTAATGTCTGGATTACAAGTATAACGTGTAACACTTGCTGGTATTTTCTGCttacagaaaatgagaagaaaatggACACAAATAGAGAACTGTATTAACTGTCAGAGAGCTGCATTAAAATCCTTGCAGCAGTAACTGCATGTTGACAGGGTGTTAAACATATGTTTGCAGGGATTTCTCCTGGTCGCCCGGTGACAACATCATTGCATTCTGGGTACCAGAGGACAAAGATATTCCAGCCAGGGTGACGCTCATGCAGCTGCCATCCAGACATGAGATCAGAGTTCGAAACCTGTTCAACGTGGTGGACTGCAAGCTCCACTGGCAGAAGAATGGGGATTACCTGTGTGTGAAGGTGGACCGGACCCCCAAGGGCACACAGGTACGGAGCCTCTGTTCTTGCATGCTGGTGGACTGCGAGAAAGAGCCAGTCAGAAGCTGTTCCAAGAGCAAAAACCCATCCTGTGTATACTTTTTACTGTTGTGTTATCTTCTCTCTGGTTGGCATTCTACTTTTTGACAGATCTGTTGTGAGGGTAGAGGAACTCCTATCTAGAATACActcttgttttttcttgcctTACAGGGTGTAGTGACCAATTTTGAAATCTTCcgaatgagagagaaacaggtcCCTGTTGATGTGGTGGAGATGAAaggtgagagaggcagggattGAATGGTTGATTATCAACTCTTCAATTAACCAGCAGCAGTCAGGTGACCGATgactgtccaatcagagcacaCTAAACATGAACATACGGTAGGTTGTGTTATGCAGGCAGTGCACTGAAAACCATGTACATTATGTGACACACCTTTTGCCTGTGGTTATCATTAGTAGGTGGAGCCCTTATGTAACTGAATGTTATGTAACTTCCCAGTTCActtgttcatgtttttaatgagaTTTCTGCATTACAGAGAGCATCATTGCCTTTGCCTGGGAGCCAAACGGCAGCAAGTTTGCCGTACTGCATGGCGAGTCTCCAAGAATCAATGCATCTTTCTACCATGTAAAGAACAATGGCAAAATTGAACTAATCAGTAAGTAGCAAATCACaatctgattggttttgtgCAGAGCCCTGAATTTGTTATAGAATACTATACTTAATAGATTATCAGGATTAATGAGTCATCTCCTGTGCGTGgctttattttaaagtgaaaagTCTAATGTAAAGGTTGCTATATTGTTTTCCAGAAATGTTTGACAAGCAGCAAGCCAACAGCATTTTCTGGAGTCCTCAGGGGCAGTTCCTGGTGTTGGCTGGATTGAGAAGGTCAGTAATAGTTCTTGGCTTGGAGAGAGGGGAATCATGTCATTCACTGTACTGCCGGTAGAATGTTGGGGACCTGCTTGTGCAGATCGCTCACCCACTAGAGGGTTATATTGGTCACAGTAGTTGAACAGTGTGTTTCCTTTAGCGTTTAAAGTACAGCtggtgtttttaatttttttaaaagcatgaacGGTGCTCTGGCTTTCGTGGACACGTCCGACTGTACCATGATGAACATCGCAGAGCACTACATGGCTTCTGACGTCGAGTGGGACCCCACGGGCCGATATGTGGTGACCTCCGTCTCCTGGTGGAGCCACAAGGTGCAGACCTTGTTTTTCCTCCCCTGCTGAGGGAGCTTTCAtgccacacagacaggcaaagcAAGACTAAAAGGattatttcattctttcaggTGGACAACGCTTTTTGGCTTTGGACGTTCCAAGGACGCCTCCTCCAGAAGAACAACAAGGACCGCTTCTGTCAGCTGCTGTGGAGGCCACGCCCACCCACTCTCCTCAGCGCCGAGCAGATCAAGGTGAGTTGTGTTAGTGTTTTCTGGTATACCCTAAGCAAGCACTGTGTCTGGAGTGTCTGGTCTTACTACTCTTAACTGCTTGATGGGTACAGTGAGATGCAGACATCATGACCTTAATATGTTAACCTTAATGAAAATCTTAATGCTCATTCTGTTCCCTGTAATTCACAGCTCATCAAGAAGGACCTGAAGAAGTACTCTAAGATCTTTGAGCAGAAGGATCGACTGAGTCAGTCTAAGGCTTCCAAGGTAAGAGTGTGGAACAGTTAGCTGCTCTTGTAACGAGAAAATGTACACTTTATGTGCAGATGTTAAGTTGGGGAGCCAATCTGATGTGTGACTGTCAACTCCTCAATAGGAATTGGTTGATAAGAGGCGTGCCATGATGGAGGAATACCGCAAATACCGTGAGGAGGCGATGCAGATGTACCAGGAGCAAAGACCTCTTCGCCTTGAGCTCAGAGGAGGTATGAATCATTCTGCTTGTAGAAGGTCAGACCAGACAAAAACTTTTGCAAAAAAGACTTTTTTCATCCAGTTAGggtttaatttattatttacacGGGAAATTAAAATTCTAGTAAATTAGCTGTGTATCATGAAATGGTGTTGCTGTGAGATTAAGCTTGCATTGAATTTGATCAAGGTCGGACTAATAGACACTCCTGCATTTTTTTAGGTGTGGACACGGATGAGCTGGATAGCAATGTTGATGACTGGGAGGAGGAGACCATTGAATTTTTCATCAATGAAGAAATTATCCCTCTTGGAGATCTGGCGTAATCCCAACAGCAGGTGCTTCCTGTCCACCACATTTATGGAAACCTTGTGTATGTTGATTACTCTAGCATCATCATGACTGTGTTTTAGCTCActtttcccttgtttttttttttttttatgttccttgGCAGCACTTCGATCATTTTTGAAGAGGAGATCAGTTGCGCTGAGGGGCTGAAAAGTcaagatttcagatttcagtggtTTCTTTGGGAAATCCTTTCTTCAGCATAATCCTTGTCTGACATCCATATAGTGCCTTTTAATATTGGTCACTGCGGTGGGAGAATTTTGAGCTACTGTTTGTTGCCGTTTTTGGTACGTGTCACAGATTTCggaggcccccccccccgccccacccccatATCGAAAACCCCCGGCAGTGATGCTGTTGAagttttccatctttcctttTTCTACCCCGTTTTTGGGTCTCTCTGGTTTTAGAGTTTTACCACCGGGAGGAAAGGGAGGCGCTGTGTTGCAGTGCACCAGGAACTGTTTTTACATCACTGAGCAAAAGGACATGTGTTTGCTACAGAGGATTACCCGAAGGGCGCAGATGCGTTTTAGCGTGCTGAAATGGCACTACAGTGGGCTGTTTCCTCCTCCATTCAGATTAGCTAATATTAAAAGCACTGCAAGGTAATAAAGTACACTTACAaaattgtgtgtttgctttcattttaattttcagtgatCTAGCATTATAACAAGGGCGGTAATGTTTTACGTTTTGACTTGCTTGCATAATGTTTAGAATGATTTTGaattcattgcattttattttaccagaaaGGTTCTTTTATGCTGGACTGCTCGCTTATCGTCTGGGCAGACTAATTTTGCAGATTTTCCAACTAATTTTAAACAATCACAACTGGAGAGGAATGCAAAGATGATTTAGACAGTGATGAGTTTGGTTAGGTGGTTAAGTGCTTGTTCACAGGCCTTTGTTTAGGGCTGTTGTTGAACACTAatgttcatgtttcatttacatgtgataGTAGTCATCCAAGATCACTGCCAGGCCATCCAGATGATAGAAAAATTACTTTATCTGCTTGTGTCATTGTTGTGTTCACAGACCTTGACTGAATAGCCCTTCTTCAGTCATGTACTATCATTGGTGTGTATTCcaggtcattttcattttatgcaatTTAGGCCAGTGAATCAGTGGTTGCATCCATGGATGTCATAATGAATATGATTCACTGTTGGGTCATACTTTGTAATTTCTGCAcatgtggatttgtgtgtgtagattatGTAGTAAAGAGGGAGATGACAGGATCATTAGGGGTTTTTCATTACCCCAGGTCCTGTGAAagtatgattttaaaaatggagtAAGGTTAGTAGGGTAACTGTACAGCGTTTATTTCAGAGCTCCTCAAATTACCACCACTGAATTCATGTTGCATTCAAAATAAGGGAGTTTTCCAAGTTTTTCAAGTTCTGAAACCAAACAGCACTAGTGATGAGTCATGAGAGAGATCCGAGAACTGTACCTGGCAAGTGTATTGAGCTTGTTTGAGGATATGACTCCTGTTGAAATCAATTGATGTAGCAATATAGAATTTTTGTCAGAAAAGGATATAAAAACTGTGACTAAAACGTACATGTCTGACCATTCTGTTGtcctgaaggaaaataaaattgctTATGGTCCATAGTACAGTAGTCCATAAGACAGTTGTGCTATGGACCATAAGAGAGACCAATAATAAATGTAGGAGCAATCCAGgtcaaatcaacaaaaatacGATTTTGTTGTCTAGCTGCTGCATACTGATATCCTCGATATACATCAAATTAAAGGATGAAGTGAGAAGCAGTAACCTCAAGTTGTTTACAATAGAAATTCAACTGTCTTATGGTTTTGAATTTTCAGTCATGGATGAGGCAAATTTAACTAGGTCCATGCCTTTGTTGAACTGTTGAGCATTTCAAGATCCATCTACTTTTATTTTGGTACAGCACAATTTTCAATTGAATTGTCAGTGTTTTGCAGTGCTGTATATCCAGAGAGAATACTCATAAAAGAATGAAACTAATGAGACTAAATAGGGAAAAACCTTGCAAAAACAACTGAGATAAACTGGAATGTGTGAGTAGAGATATGCTACATACATGAGTATACCTTATAGGAGTCTGTGGCATTTATAAGTGACAGCATGCTGTGGTGTGACAACTACATTTGCTGATAGTGGCTGAGACAGTTCAACGGTTAAATGTAGGACTGTGATGCAGTCGCTCATTAAAGGGAATAGACAGCAGATCAGGGAACTGTGGATGTGCGCTGTTAGTGACAATCTTCAGCAATCTCAGCCTTTTTACTTATATTACACTGAGTCTTGCATTTTTATGGAATCATGTTCTGACTTGATATAACATTGCTTCATTATATGTTCTTCTGGTAACAGGGacttctctcttttccctgtactttttatttacaataattaaaAGAGATTTTTGTTTCTAATTTGTCTCACTTCCCTGACATGCAATAAGTACAATGTTgcataaacatttaattttgtgtgaCATGTAGTCTGTTAGTAAAAATGACTCTGTTC
It contains:
- the eif3ba gene encoding eukaryotic translation initiation factor 3, subunit Ba is translated as MRDTENMEAEAEFEEGEEPSFSDPEDFVDDISDQELLEDILRERPQEADGIDSIVVVDNVPQVGPERIEKLKNVIHKIFSKFGKITNEFYPEDEGKTKGYIFLEYASPAHALEAVKNADGYKLDKQHTFRVNVFTDFDKYMTISDEWEPPEKQPFKDFGNLRHWMEDPDCRDQYSVIFEAGERTGIFSNDVKEPITVEERARWTETYVRWSPKGTYLATFHQRGIALWGGEKFKQIQRFSHQGVQLIDFSPCERYVVTFSPLMDTKDDPQAIIIWDVLTGQKKRGFHCESSAHWPIFKWSHDGKFFARMTQDTLSIYETPSMGLLDKKSLKINGIKDFSWSPGDNIIAFWVPEDKDIPARVTLMQLPSRHEIRVRNLFNVVDCKLHWQKNGDYLCVKVDRTPKGTQGVVTNFEIFRMREKQVPVDVVEMKESIIAFAWEPNGSKFAVLHGESPRINASFYHVKNNGKIELIKMFDKQQANSIFWSPQGQFLVLAGLRSMNGALAFVDTSDCTMMNIAEHYMASDVEWDPTGRYVVTSVSWWSHKVDNAFWLWTFQGRLLQKNNKDRFCQLLWRPRPPTLLSAEQIKLIKKDLKKYSKIFEQKDRLSQSKASKELVDKRRAMMEEYRKYREEAMQMYQEQRPLRLELRGGVDTDELDSNVDDWEEETIEFFINEEIIPLGDLA